A region of Zeugodacus cucurbitae isolate PBARC_wt_2022May chromosome 5, idZeuCucr1.2, whole genome shotgun sequence DNA encodes the following proteins:
- the LOC105211742 gene encoding anaphase-promoting complex subunit 4, whose protein sequence is MSQANSMKQIGSRMVGGAVERMEWSNKMDLIAYGTDRGEVIIQRLNWQKIVTFPSLGEDIAVRSLGWQLDETVLAVGYSNGRVTLLDAEREDQISVLNFEEDIKRVYFSKSIKTSDYRSTYRNRTEHTFDFFLPPLPPLSGIGSSAKMPDEQRSFAKGSPCFLVVITVTGKVHLLLLGALRAGQIDLRQHVQHPEEFTVHDVRLSGDFNAIYALVTDGTELKVLHFHNAVLQDYISPMLHLAVHCANVLETKNYINETIQCIMEAWETVLLEMDNKLTKYANQQPEGSLSADFLELLVFGYATHEIEDFLRDDLTEKGLKKLANSVDLSYSTVESLITKQLQSSGVNMFYFLNSLKGLSRITYFFEPLLSCDATQEALRACGAFLMKILEVQQVIDQCVNDMKLFFSWLCIVILRLHQHDIPEEMSQITPEDTIYLAEYLNSFEDSVVENEDGTVTKRKFNLEKVGQYLEKRNLQQIVKSDPHHLWHRLLEENECLRNCSLLFPHEKETSLIQERDKLMTAVDTVFRRPSESISASFKLDASIICATLPASGEQDLVHGSFFVHEEENTDLLVTTINAHETLLLEFNKQFTLLRCVRLNLQPGPFTSEALREDVFSTLRFVDLEFYNESILSILLQSSAQNVDKQSYFLQLGLDATKAKQTQHLMPNNINLLDVAFPCHLPDLMEGHSLKPLEGLCTRLAVSGSRKVVTVLSDQCRKMTIFEMEIEDDEDDTEMSQNSLLEISKESATSSNE, encoded by the exons atgtcTCAAGCAAATTCTATGAAACAAATTGGCTCCCGTATGGTGGGAGGTGCTGTGGAGCGCATGGAATGGAGCAACAAAATGGATTTAATAGCCTATGGCACTGATCGAGGTGAAGTTATAATACAACGCTTGAATTGGCAAAAGATAGTTACATTTCCCTCACTGGGTGAGGATATTGCGGTACGTTCGCTCGGCTGGCAATTGGATGAAACTGTTCTAGCTGTCG GGTACAGCAATGGACGTGTAACGTTGCTTGACGCAGAGCGAGAAGATCAAATATCTGTGCTCAACTTCGAGGAGGATATCAAGCGTGTGTATTTTAGCAAATCTATAAAAACATCTGATTATCGCAGCACTTACCGTAATCGCACAGAG CAtaccttcgatttttttctacCACCACTGCCACCATTAAGCGGCATAGGCTCTTCCGCTAAAATGCCAGATGAGCAAAGATCGTTTGCAAAAGGTTCACCGTGCTTTCTCGTTGTAATAACGGTCACTGGAAAAGTGCATTTACTATTACTAGGCGCGTTACGTGCCGGTCAAATAGACTTAAGACAGCATGTTCAACATCCCGAAGAGTTCACTGTGCACGATGTGCGTTTAAGTGGCGACTTTAATGCTATATACGCTTTGGTAACTGACGGTACAGAACTTAAGGTGCTACATTTTCATAACGCTGTGCTACAGGATTACATCTCACCAATGCTACACTTGGCAGTGCATTGCGCCAATGTGCTGGAGACTAAGAA TTATATAAACGAAACAATACAGTGCATCATGGAGGCATGGGAAACAGTGCTGTTAGAAATGGATAATAAGCTTACGAAATATGCAAATCAACAGCCGGAAGGTTCGCTGTCCGCAGACTTTTTGGAATTACTCGTGTTCGGCTATGCCACACATGAAATTGAAGACTTCTTAAGGGA TGACTTAACCGAGAAGGGACTGAAAAAGTTGGCGAATTCGGTGGATCTCAGCTACTCAACTGTGGAAAGTCTCATCACTAAGCAATTGCAGAGCAGCGGTGTGAACATGTTCTATTTTCTCAACTCCTTGAAAGGTCTTAGCCGTATTACTTATTTCTTTGAG cccTTACTCTCATGTGATGCCACACAAGAAGCGCTCCGTGCTTGCGGCGCGTTTCTGATGAAAATACTGGAAGTGCAGCAAGTCATTGATCAGTGCGTTAATGACATGAAATTGTTTTTCTCATGGCTCTGTATTGTAATTTTGCGTCTACATCAACATGACATACCCGAGGAGATGTCACAAATCACGCCGGAGGACACCATTTATCTGGCAGAATATTTGAACAGTTTCGAGGATAGCGTTGTGGAGAATG AGGATGGCACTGTAACAAAGCGTAAATTCAATTTGGAGAAAGTGGGTCAGTATCTGGAAAAACGCAATTTGCAGCAAATCGTCAAATCAGATCCGCACCATTTATGGCATCGTTTGTTGGAAGAAAATGAATGTTTACGCAATTGTTCCTTACTATTTCCACATGAGAAGGAAACTTCACTTATACAAGAACGTGATAAATTGATGACAGCTGTAGACACTGTCTTCAGGCGACCCAGTGAGAGTATTAGTGCTAGTTTCAAGCTCGATGCGAGCATTATTTGTGCCACATTGCCCGCTTCAGGAGAACAAGATTTGGTGCATGGCTCATTTTTTGTGCATGAGGAGGAAAATACGGATCTCTTAGTGACAACAATAAATGCGCATGAAACACTGTTACTCGAGTTCAATAAGCAATTTACGCTATTGAGATGTGTACGCTTGAATTTGCAACCAGGTCCATTTACCAGCGAGGCGCTGCGTGAGGATGTCTTCAGTACTTTGCGTTTTGTAGATTTAGAGTTTTACAATGAGAGCATACTCTCAATATTGCTACAGAGTAGCGCACAAAATGTTGATAAGCAAAGCTATTTCCTACAACTTGGACTGGATGCGACCAAGGCAAAGCAGACACAGCATTTAATGccgaataatattaatttgttggATGTGGCTTTTCCATGCCATCTACCAGATCTGATGGAGGGTCATAGTTTGAAACCGCTTGAGGGCCTTTGCACGCGTTTGGCTGTGTCGGGTAGTCGAAAG gttGTCACCGTGCTCTCCGATCAGTGCAGGAAAATGACCATATTCGAAATGGAAATCGAAGATGATGAGGATGATACGGAAATGTCGCAAAATTCGCTGTTAGAAATAAGTAAAGAGTCTGCGACCTCTTCAAATGAGTGA
- the LOC105211741 gene encoding uncharacterized protein F54F2.9 has product MKFYINLLLLCSCCLGALAWDSEELEIFDLVEEINQNFYEFMNISQEATNNEIKRAFRSLSIVLHPDKNPSEDANIQFRNLVSIYEVLKETSKREKYNKVLREGLPNWKSALYYYRRMRKIGLYEGAAILFVIITIGQYLFAWAAYLEKKYTAEQVFGSKLKKLQKKNKNIDMDVILKEIPSPSILNTLPFQIPLFVWHLPSTIKDAFSKANELKEIALEKRRLELEEVKRQEELEREIEEQARLRKEKKENLRKRRQNTTAPVKTEEELRGYSQIQARELTEDDAVKPVQQKATLSGGFWTDEDLTELIRLVKKHPGGSSARWNIIAEAMNRSVQEVTFMAAKMKENGYRLPGQSSEQSSEFTTQVQEVAKKEKVKKTAAADNQILVPETNWSQEQQRALESAITKYRKNASGDRWQKIANCVPEKSKEECLVRYKYLCELVKSQKKSEEEAAAANEAANSEKVEPVVEEVPATTNEVVKNVTDDTTADKGGKKRSKREERRRRRNMSSDEDSDDAYQYEMN; this is encoded by the exons atgaaattctaCATCAATTTACTGCTGCTGTGCAGCTGCTGCCTGGGCGCGCTCGCGTGGGATTCCGAGGAGttggaaatatttgatttggttGAAGAAATCAATCAGAACTTTTACGAATTTATGAACATATCGCAAGAGGCTACAAACAATGAAATTAAACGCGCCTTCCGTTCACTCTCAATTGTGTTACATCCGGATAAAAATCCATCCGAAGATGCCAACATACAATTTCGTAACTTGGTGTCCATCTACGAAGTGCTGAAGGAGACATCGAAACGTGAGAAGTACAATAAAGTTTTGCGTGAGGGCTTGCCAAATTGGAAGTCAGCGCTGTATTACTATCGGCGTATGCGTAAGATTGGTCTTTACGAAGGAGCGGCTATACTTTTCGTCATTATTACCATTGGTCAGTATTTGTTTGCGTGGGCTGCTTATCTGGAGAAGAAATATACGGCC GAGCAAGTATTTGGTTCCAAATTAAAGAAACTGcagaaaaagaataaaaatattgatatggaCGTTATACTTAAAGAAATTCCTTCACCTTCCATTTTG aatACTTTACCATTTCAAATTCCACTTTTCGTTTGGCATTTGCCAAGCACAATAAAAGACGCATTTAGTAAAGCTAATGAGCTTAAGGAGATAGCTTTAGAAAAACGACGACT tgAACTAGAAGAAGTTAAGCGGCAAGAAGAGCtcgaacgtgaaattgaagAACAAGCACGTTTGCGCAAAGAAAAGAAGGAAAATCTACGTAAACGACGCCAAAACACCACAGCGCCCGTAAAGACTGAAGAAGAATTGCGCGGTTACTCGCAGATACAAGCGCGCGAATTGACCGAAGATGATGCCGTCAAGCctgtacaacaaaaa GCAACATTGAGCGGCGGCTTCTGGACCGATGAAGATCTCACTGAATTGATACGTTTAGTGAAGAAACATCCCGGCGGCTCGAGCGCACGTTGGAATATCATTGCCGAAGCAATGAATCGTTCTGTGCAAGAAGTGACTTTCATGGCGGCGAAAATGAAAGAGAACGGTTATCGTCTACCAGGTCAAAGCTCCGAACAAAGCAGCGAGTTCACAACACAGGTGCAAGAGGTGGCAAAGAAGGAGAAGGTGAAAAAAACTGCCGCAGCCGACAATCAGATACTTGTGCCCGAAACAAATTGGTCACAAGAACAGCAACGCGCGCTGGAATCAGCGATTACCAAGTATCGCAAAAATGCAAGTGGCGATCGTTGGCAAAAAATCGCCAACTGCGTGCCAGAGAAGTCGAAAGAGGAGTGTCTAGTGCGCTATAAGTATTTGTGCGAATTGGTAAAATCACAAAAGAAGAGCGAAGAGGAGGCTGCTGCAGCCAATGAAGCAGCGAATAGTGAGAAAGTGGAGCCTGTCGTGGAAGAAGTGCCAGCAACTACCAATGAGGTAGTGAAGAATGTCACAGATGACACAACCGCGGATAAAGGTGGCAAGAAGCGCAGTAAACGCGAAGAGCGTAGACGTCGACGGAATATGTCGAGCGATGAGGACTCAGATGACGCTTATCAATACGAAATGAACTGA
- the LOC105211743 gene encoding N-acetylglucosamine-6-phosphate deacetylase, which produces MSQNELLQFVNCRLVRNHQLVKEDLWVRNGKIINPEPVFFDEKQQAHRQIDCGNSIIAPGYIELQINGGYGVDFSHDVDTVAEGIEKVATELITNGITSFCPTIVTSPPETYRKIVPQVSGKTKGAQVLGLHLEGPFISPQKKGAHPEHCIKDIDKGMDTLVDTYSNLSNVKIITLAPEKDPEGTVTKALTKMGVTVALGHSVANLSQGEVGVQSGARLITHLFNAMLPFHHRDPGLVGLLASNNIPTGQQIYYGIIADGVHTHPAALRIAHRTHPNGLILVSDAIAALGLGDGKHHLGQLQLEVREGKAYIAGTDTLCGSIAPLDTCVRIFKKATNCSTVYAIECATLHPASCLKMTETKGTLNFGADADFILLTDDLFVKSTWISGKCVYRCTVEELTELRARPIEQLCECI; this is translated from the exons ATGTCACAAAATGAACTGTTGCAATTCGTTAATTGTCGTTTGGTACGCAATCATCAGCTGGTGAAGGAGGATCTTTGGGTGCGCAATGGCAAAATTATTAATCCAGAACCAGTGTTCTTCGATGAGAAGCAGCAG GCGCATAGGCAAATTGACTGCGGAAACTCAATTATTGCTCCTGGCTACATTGAACTGCAAATCAATG GTGGATATGGCGTTGATTTCTCACATGATGTAGACACAGTCGCCGAAGGTATTGAGAAGGTCGCGACAGAGCTAATCACAAATGGTATTACGTCATTTTGTCCCACAATTGTCACATCTCCGCCGGAAACTTACCGCAAAATCGTGCCACAAGTAAGCGGCAAGACAAAAGGCGCACAAGTTTTGGGTCTGCATTTAGAAGGACCCTTTATTAGTCCGCAAAAGAAGGGCGCACATCCAGAACACTGCATAAAAGACATCGATAAG GGAATGGACACTTTGGTGGACACTTACAGCAATTTGAGCaatgtcaaaataataacattAGCACCGGAAAAAGATCCGGAGGGTACTGTGACAAAAGCTCTAACCAAAATGGGTGTAACGGTGGCGCTGGGACATTCCGTAGCGAATTTGTCGCAAGGTGAAGTGGGCGTACAAAGTGGCGCACGCTTAATAACACATCTATTCAATGCCATGCTTcca TTCCATCACCGCGACCCGGGACTCGTCGGCCTGCTGGCATCCAATAATATACCAACTGGGCAGCAGATTTATTATGGCATTATCGCTGATGGTGTACACACACATCCGGCTGCGTTACGCATAGCACACCGCACACATCCGAATGGTCTCATATTGGTCTCTGATGCCATAGCAGCATTAGGTCTAGGTGACGGTAAACATCACCTGGGTCAACTACAGCTCGAAGTACGTGAAGGCAAAGCCTACATTGCTGGCACGGATACGTTGTGTGGCAGTATAGCGCCGCTGGATACGTGCGTACGCATCTTCAAAAAGGCCACAA ACTGTTCAACTGTATATGCTATAGAATGCGCTACACTACATCCGGCCAGCTGTTTAAAAATGACGGAAACTAAAGGCACTTTAAATTTTGGCGCTGACGCCGATTTTATTCTTTTGACAGATGACTTATTCGTGAAATCAACATGGATTAGCGGGAAATGTGTGTACCGTTGTACAGTCGAGGAATTAACTGAACTTAGAGCCAGACCTATTGAACAATTATGTGAATGCATTTAA